From the Bacillota bacterium genome, the window CATCGGCGAGGCCGGGCTGTTGCGGATGTACCACCCCTGGCGGACGACCGACTTGACGATCATCATCGGCGAACCGGAGGCCCGTGGACACGGCCGCGGCACGGAGGCGATCAACCTCCTCCTCGACTATGCCTTCGGCCATCTCGGGTTTCACCGGGTGTCCATCGGCGTGGTCGGTTTCAACCAGAGGGCCATCGAGTTCTACGAACGGGTCGGCTTCAAGCGCGAGGGTCTCCAGCGGGACGGCTACTACTACAACCACGTTTTCCACGACTTCGTCATGATGAGCATCCTTGAAAACGATTTCAGGGCCCTGCGCCAAAAGGAAAGACCCCGAGACTGACCCCGGGGCCGCTCGTTGGTTGATGGTTTTTCATCGGCCGCTGTCGGTCGGCGGCCACCGTCGGTCTGAGCCGGCGCTATCACTGTCCGGCGGGGCCGGTCACTTGCCCGCCACGGCCTTGTCCGCGTCGGCGATCAACCGCGGCCGGGTGGAGCGCCGGGGGGAGGGTCACCCCGATCTCCTCACTCCACCTGGCGAACTCGGTCAGCACGTCGGCATCCAGGTGACGGGCCGCGTTGATCAGGTGGCCGAGGAAGTAGGCCAGGCATCGCCGCATCTCACTCTTGAGTTGCTCAGGCTGGGTCTCCCCGGCCCAGGGCAGCCCCCGGACCGCCGTATTGACCCATGTCGTTCCTCCGTTGATGGGTATGTTTGCCTCGGAGATTATACCACAACGGAGCGGTTCTTGAGGGGGTGGCGTCTTTGGCCGTTGTGGCGTCTTTGGCCGCCTTCTAGTCTGTCGAAAGTCACTGCGGACCGGCGGGCAGGGCTCTGACCGCCGGTCCTAGTATTTCGGGCTTGCCATTCCCGAAGTGTTCGGTTATCATCTAACTAGAAACAGAGTTCGATGGAGGTCGAACAACAATCGCCTATCGCCTTGAAGTCGACTGGGCCCCCGCCTATGAGCTGGTGGTCAGCCTCGAGGCGTTCACCAGCCGACCGCTTCACAAGGCCCTTGACGCCGGCAGGGGTTGGGTCGACGCGACCCGCCGGCGAATCGGCCCGCGGTTGCGGGCGGAGCTGGAGAGGGAGGGGACGCCGGCGGTACCGGAGCCCCGGCGGCCTGGTCCCGAGCCCAAGGGGGGCTGGGACGTCCCGCTCGAACTGCTGGTCTGGTTGTGCCCCGGCAGGCGGGACGCGGCCGGCTTCATCAGGTGGCTCGAGCGGCTGACCGCCGGACGCTTCTACGAGCTCTTCGCGCCCTTCGTCCCCGAGGGCGCGCCGCCCATCCCGGCCGACGCCACGCAGATTATCGGCGTCCTGGCCGGTCGCCTGCGACGCTGGAACGAAGCCTACTTCCGGCAGGTGGATCCGGCCCTCCTCGAGGGGCTGGCCAAGGAGGCCGCGGTCCGCCGTCAACTGGTCAAGCGGTCACCCGCCGGGGCTTTCGAACGGGCCACTAACGGCGTCATCCTGGAGCCGGACCCGGGTCTCGAACGGGCTGTCCTCATCCCGCAGTATCACTTCCGGCCGTGGAACCTCCACGCCCGGCTCAAGGGGGCGGTCGTCTACCTCTATCCGGTCGACGTCCTGCCAACGGAGCCGGGCCACCCGTCGCCGGACCTTCTCCGCCTGACCCGGGCCCTGGCCGACGAGAGCCGTCTGCGGATTCTTCGTTTCCTGGCCCCCGAGCCGCGCCCGTTCAGTGACGTCGTTCGCTTTATCGCCTTAGCCAAGAGTACCGTCCATCACCACCTGGTGGCCCTCCGGGCCGCCGGCCTGATTCGCGTCCACGTCTTTCCGGACGGTCCCGAGCGTTACAGTCTCCGCCCCGGCTCCCTCGATCGCCTGGAGGAGCGGCTGGCGGATTTCCTTGAGGAGTGAGCATGAGCCAAGAAACGCGGCCGTATGAGCCGCCGAAGGACGGGTTCCGGACCTTCCTCATTGTCTGGGTCACCCAGTCCATCTCGGTCCTTGGGTCTAACCTGACCTTCTTTGCCACGACCATCTGGTTGACCCAGGTCCTCTACCCCCGCCCGGAGCAAAAGCCCGAGCTGGCCTGGGCCCTGTCGGCGGTCAGTCTGGCCTTTGCCCTGCCGACCATCTTCGGCGCGCCGCTCGCCGGGGCCTGGGCCGACCGTCAC encodes:
- a CDS encoding GNAT family protein codes for the protein MSVQGQQDRRAFLTGAGVYLRPLERADLDYVRRWYNDPETRALTGMATPMSEAAAEEWYESAKNDRDRVWFMVVSRDEDRVIGEAGLLRMYHPWRTTDLTIIIGEPEARGHGRGTEAINLLLDYAFGHLGFHRVSIGVVGFNQRAIEFYERVGFKREGLQRDGYYYNHVFHDFVMMSILENDFRALRQKERPRD
- a CDS encoding winged helix-turn-helix domain-containing protein gives rise to the protein MVSLEAFTSRPLHKALDAGRGWVDATRRRIGPRLRAELEREGTPAVPEPRRPGPEPKGGWDVPLELLVWLCPGRRDAAGFIRWLERLTAGRFYELFAPFVPEGAPPIPADATQIIGVLAGRLRRWNEAYFRQVDPALLEGLAKEAAVRRQLVKRSPAGAFERATNGVILEPDPGLERAVLIPQYHFRPWNLHARLKGAVVYLYPVDVLPTEPGHPSPDLLRLTRALADESRLRILRFLAPEPRPFSDVVRFIALAKSTVHHHLVALRAAGLIRVHVFPDGPERYSLRPGSLDRLEERLADFLEE